From Candidatus Hydrogenedentota bacterium, the proteins below share one genomic window:
- a CDS encoding inositol monophosphatase: MKHPEIRLIEKFLTDISAYVREHYVARERLAVATKNNASDLLTEVDLTVQRRAVEAINRAFPRDDFVGEEEGLARIPAHPDGRCWVMDPIDGTYNFVRGMMPMFGVSLAFVEHGVPQAGGVLMPVTGDLLLAERGGGAYRNGQRLRVSTVRTLEECSLGVDFGDGNDRIVLFERSGALLRAVGQLRCYGCAVLSLCQIATGDADAYVHLTLTPWDYAASQLLVEEAGGRASRLDGSPLRLFDRKRGVLFSNGALHDTIAELVG, from the coding sequence TTGAAACATCCGGAAATAAGGCTGATCGAGAAATTTCTTACGGACATAAGTGCCTATGTTCGAGAACATTATGTGGCCCGGGAACGGCTCGCGGTCGCGACCAAGAATAACGCAAGCGACTTGCTCACGGAAGTCGATCTGACCGTGCAGCGACGTGCTGTCGAGGCCATCAATCGCGCGTTTCCACGTGACGACTTTGTCGGCGAGGAAGAAGGACTGGCCCGAATTCCGGCGCACCCGGACGGCCGCTGCTGGGTCATGGACCCTATCGACGGCACCTACAATTTCGTGCGCGGCATGATGCCCATGTTCGGCGTTTCGCTGGCATTCGTTGAGCACGGCGTGCCACAGGCCGGAGGCGTGCTCATGCCCGTGACGGGCGATCTGCTTCTGGCGGAGCGCGGAGGCGGCGCCTACCGGAACGGACAACGCTTGCGGGTGTCCACCGTTCGCACGCTCGAAGAGTGTTCGCTGGGCGTCGATTTCGGCGATGGAAACGACCGGATAGTGTTGTTCGAAAGGAGCGGCGCGCTCCTGCGCGCGGTTGGGCAACTCCGGTGCTACGGCTGCGCGGTCCTGTCCCTATGCCAGATTGCCACGGGGGACGCGGACGCCTACGTGCATCTCACGCTGACGCCGTGGGACTATGCCGCCTCTCAGCTCCTCGTGGAAGAGGCGGGGGGACGCGCCTCCCGGCTGGACGGCAGTCCACTGCGGCTGTTCGACCGCAAGCGGGGCGTGCTTTTCAGTAACGGCGCGCTGCACGACACGATTGCGGAATTGGTTGGATGA
- a CDS encoding S8 family serine peptidase: MSASSAFLMVAGVMTAWMSAPGAVPAGAADSAPSASVDKKCGFLVELQALPAAQVYAKTLAAKGGVAAAVSATREHLNYLEQAQDGFVSAVSQRYPEVRFLYRVTRSFNGVAVVAAPSEAEAIGCLPGVRRVHPLPVLYPGLTTSVPFLDMPAVWGDAASSLTGRGVRIGVIDTGIDYLHRTFGGPGDSESYVWNNRVVIGDAPYPNEKVVGGYDFAGEYYNPEDPLYFIPDPDRDPIDTRGHGTHVASIAAGYGVTVLPTRRHGPYTAETGFSRYQLGPGVAPEAELYALKVFGDQGGTQLVPQAIDWAVDPNGDGDFSDHLDVINLSLGAPYAVLPDVMTVACDAAALAGIVVCVSAGNNGDVFFVLDTPGGSARALCVAASEDSDASYEGTGAPLIPDSIAWFSSRGPVPDGAGILLKPDICAPGVGITAARALSTNEATLTIAYNGTSMAAPHVAGVMALLRQLHPDWSVAELKALAMNTARTNIHNGDPAETPRAGPSRMGAGRVDPASAIASGAIAYNAERPEIVSLTFQTNEVLDISRETLTCRVDNKGDTAARFTVGVDPVTVAPGISIQLGKTDTGFIAPGDSVTFPVTLTATASDMKHVRSADVAATQTGNVRQWMTEASGYITLTPRDSGPVLHVPYYAAPRPAAAMRAAQSFLNAAASPEVTLPLTGTALEGGGNPPEDVISLVTPAELLWISPDEDDPLWPHNPGDLRFVGIQSDYREVNQVTARTTVTFVIAAHDEWHTPSNGYYEVRIDANRDGFPDYTVYNGIFWEPFSEQPFEYSDVLITVRGLWDSLYQGLANGLPLNYFAPTVRHTAVFRNSVLVLPVSAHSIGLRDSGRSSFDFWVETYFSARAFREERPDDASPVFFHNIKQPGLRFPDSVAPPVIEDKPGAGIRVVVDAEAYARDAAKGVLLLHHHNRKGERAEWIKVVTAGDGDQDTLPDTTEGLEDADGDGLPNLLDPDSDNDGLLDAEEGAADADGDGCPDFLDLDSDGDTLPDAVEGLSDADRDGTDDAYDPDADGDGLFDGAEGLEDADGDGVPNYLDLDSDGDTLPDWQEGKEDIDGDGVPNFLDLDSDGDALSDQGETNSWRTDPYELDTDGDGIDDGEEAAQGADPLVAALPPAPEPVRATIGAFADRVQIWWPAVAGRTSYRVFRSDAGDAGTAVPVSGWQERIVFIDYTAAAPRLVPAGGCGGFLMEYTYYTYFVQARNPGGEGPLSAGARGCLGNPPE, encoded by the coding sequence ATGTCCGCTTCGAGTGCGTTTCTCATGGTGGCGGGGGTGATGACTGCCTGGATGTCCGCGCCGGGGGCTGTTCCTGCCGGTGCGGCGGATTCCGCGCCGTCAGCAAGCGTAGACAAGAAGTGCGGTTTCCTGGTCGAATTACAGGCACTGCCTGCCGCGCAGGTGTATGCCAAAACGCTGGCCGCGAAGGGAGGAGTCGCCGCGGCCGTATCCGCGACGCGCGAGCACCTGAATTACCTTGAACAGGCTCAGGATGGCTTCGTCAGCGCCGTGTCGCAGCGCTATCCTGAGGTGCGTTTCTTATACCGCGTGACCCGGTCGTTCAACGGCGTCGCGGTCGTGGCGGCGCCATCCGAAGCGGAAGCTATCGGTTGTCTGCCGGGCGTCCGACGCGTGCATCCGTTGCCGGTGCTGTATCCCGGCTTGACAACGAGTGTGCCGTTTCTGGACATGCCCGCCGTGTGGGGCGACGCGGCCTCGAGCCTGACGGGCCGCGGTGTCAGGATTGGCGTCATCGATACGGGTATCGACTATCTGCACCGCACTTTTGGCGGGCCGGGCGATTCCGAAAGCTACGTGTGGAACAACCGGGTAGTCATTGGAGACGCGCCGTATCCGAACGAGAAAGTCGTGGGCGGCTATGACTTCGCCGGCGAGTATTACAATCCTGAGGACCCGCTCTACTTCATTCCTGATCCCGATCGCGACCCGATAGACACCCGCGGCCACGGCACGCATGTCGCCTCCATCGCGGCGGGTTACGGGGTCACCGTGCTGCCGACCAGGCGTCACGGGCCCTACACCGCGGAGACCGGCTTTTCGCGCTATCAGCTTGGGCCGGGCGTGGCGCCGGAAGCGGAATTGTATGCGCTGAAGGTATTCGGCGACCAGGGCGGCACCCAACTCGTGCCGCAGGCGATTGACTGGGCCGTTGACCCGAACGGCGACGGCGACTTTTCCGATCATCTGGACGTCATTAATCTTTCGCTGGGCGCGCCTTATGCCGTATTGCCCGATGTCATGACGGTCGCATGCGATGCAGCCGCGCTGGCCGGCATCGTTGTCTGTGTGTCGGCGGGTAACAATGGCGATGTCTTCTTCGTGCTCGACACGCCCGGTGGTTCCGCGCGGGCCCTGTGCGTCGCGGCCTCGGAGGATAGCGACGCCTCATACGAGGGCACGGGTGCGCCTCTGATACCAGACAGCATCGCCTGGTTCTCCAGCCGCGGCCCCGTGCCTGACGGCGCCGGTATCTTGCTCAAGCCGGACATCTGCGCGCCCGGCGTGGGTATCACGGCGGCTCGCGCGCTATCCACGAACGAAGCCACCTTGACCATCGCGTACAATGGGACGTCGATGGCCGCGCCGCACGTGGCTGGCGTTATGGCGTTGTTGCGGCAACTGCACCCGGATTGGTCCGTCGCGGAGCTTAAAGCACTGGCGATGAACACCGCTCGCACCAACATCCACAACGGCGATCCGGCGGAGACGCCACGCGCCGGGCCGTCGCGCATGGGCGCGGGCCGCGTAGACCCCGCCTCGGCCATTGCTTCCGGCGCAATTGCGTACAACGCGGAACGTCCTGAAATTGTCAGCCTCACTTTTCAGACGAATGAAGTGCTTGACATTTCCCGGGAAACCTTGACTTGCCGCGTGGACAATAAGGGCGATACGGCCGCGCGCTTCACGGTGGGAGTGGACCCAGTAACCGTTGCGCCGGGCATCTCCATTCAACTCGGCAAAACGGATACCGGCTTCATCGCGCCTGGAGACTCTGTTACGTTTCCCGTGACGCTTACGGCGACCGCTTCGGACATGAAGCATGTCCGCAGCGCCGACGTTGCCGCAACCCAGACCGGCAACGTGAGGCAATGGATGACCGAGGCGTCCGGTTACATCACGCTTACACCGCGGGACAGCGGACCGGTATTACACGTGCCCTACTATGCCGCGCCCCGGCCCGCGGCGGCGATGCGCGCTGCGCAATCCTTCCTGAACGCCGCCGCGTCGCCCGAGGTAACCCTGCCGCTGACTGGCACGGCCCTCGAGGGCGGCGGCAATCCGCCGGAAGACGTCATTTCGCTTGTTACGCCGGCGGAGTTGCTTTGGATCAGTCCCGACGAGGACGACCCGCTGTGGCCGCACAATCCGGGCGACTTGCGGTTCGTCGGGATTCAAAGCGATTACCGGGAGGTGAATCAGGTCACGGCCCGCACTACCGTTACCTTCGTGATCGCGGCGCATGACGAGTGGCACACGCCGTCGAATGGGTACTATGAGGTGCGGATCGATGCCAACCGCGATGGTTTTCCCGACTACACCGTCTACAACGGGATCTTCTGGGAACCTTTTAGCGAGCAACCTTTTGAATACAGCGATGTCCTCATTACGGTGCGCGGCTTGTGGGACTCGCTCTATCAAGGCCTTGCAAACGGGTTGCCCTTGAACTACTTCGCGCCCACGGTGCGTCACACGGCGGTTTTTCGCAATAGTGTGCTTGTCTTGCCGGTTTCGGCGCATTCGATCGGGCTTCGCGATTCTGGAAGGTCCAGTTTTGACTTCTGGGTCGAGACGTATTTCTCTGCCCGCGCGTTCCGCGAGGAAAGACCCGACGACGCGTCCCCGGTCTTCTTCCACAACATCAAGCAGCCGGGTCTGCGATTTCCCGATAGCGTGGCGCCGCCGGTTATCGAAGACAAGCCCGGGGCCGGGATTCGCGTCGTCGTCGATGCCGAGGCCTACGCGCGAGACGCGGCGAAAGGCGTTCTGCTCCTTCACCATCACAATCGCAAAGGCGAGCGCGCCGAATGGATTAAGGTCGTCACCGCCGGCGACGGCGATCAGGACACGCTGCCCGATACCACCGAGGGTCTCGAAGACGCGGACGGCGACGGTTTGCCGAATCTGCTGGACCCCGATTCGGACAACGACGGCCTGCTTGACGCGGAGGAAGGCGCCGCGGACGCGGATGGGGACGGATGTCCTGATTTTCTGGACCTGGATTCGGACGGAGACACGTTGCCGGACGCGGTCGAGGGCCTGTCTGACGCGGACCGTGATGGAACCGACGATGCCTACGACCCGGATGCCGATGGAGACGGTCTCTTCGACGGCGCGGAAGGTCTGGAAGACGCGGACGGCGACGGCGTGCCTAATTACCTCGACTTGGACTCCGATGGGGATACGCTGCCCGACTGGCAAGAAGGGAAGGAAGACATTGACGGCGACGGCGTCCCAAATTTCCTGGACTTGGACTCAGACGGCGATGCCCTCTCCGATCAGGGCGAAACAAATTCCTGGAGAACGGACCCCTACGAGTTGGATACGGATGGCGACGGCATCGACGACGGCGAGGAGGCCGCGCAGGGCGCCGACCCCCTGGTTGCCGCGTTACCCCCGGCGCCGGAGCCCGTGCGCGCGACCATCGGCGCCTTCGCGGACCGCGTACAAATCTGGTGGCCCGCAGTGGCCGGCCGCACCAGTTACCGCGTGTTCCGGTCTGATGCGGGCGATGCTGGCACGGCGGTGCCGGTATCTGGCTGGCAGGAGAGGATCGTCTTCATCGATTACACGGCAGCGGCGCCGCGCCTCGTTCCGGCGGGCGGTTGCGGCGGCTTCCTCATGGAATACACCTATTACACCTATTTTGTCCAGGCGCGTAACCCGGGAGGAGAGGGGCCGCTGAGCGCGGGCGCACGCGGCTGCCTCGGCAATCCGCCGGAATAG